From the Candidatus Dormiibacterota bacterium genome, one window contains:
- a CDS encoding RNA polymerase sigma factor: MERIQDDGMEHAADPDLVRDAKRGDEAAFTSLLRPLLEPAYRLAAGMLQDRQLAEDAVQEAAVKAWRKMHQLREGTEMRPWFLGIVANECRTTRRSRWWSVLKIDAEQRHTEALDDAAVRGIDLRSALKRLRPEQRLVVVLYFYLDLPLDEIATVAGASFAAVRGRLYRGIRELRADFPITEVQA, encoded by the coding sequence ATGGAGCGTATACAGGACGACGGCATGGAGCACGCCGCCGACCCGGACCTGGTTCGGGACGCGAAGCGCGGTGATGAAGCGGCGTTCACCTCGCTGCTGCGGCCTTTGCTGGAACCTGCCTACCGGCTGGCGGCCGGCATGCTCCAGGACCGGCAACTCGCCGAAGACGCAGTCCAGGAGGCGGCAGTGAAGGCGTGGCGGAAGATGCACCAGTTACGAGAGGGAACGGAGATGCGACCCTGGTTTCTCGGCATCGTCGCCAACGAATGCCGGACCACCCGACGGAGCCGCTGGTGGAGCGTGTTGAAGATCGATGCCGAGCAACGCCACACAGAGGCGTTAGATGACGCGGCGGTGCGGGGAATCGACCTCCGTAGCGCGCTGAAGCGCTTGCGGCCGGAGCAGCGGCTCGTCGTCGTCCTCTACTTCTACCTCGATCTCCCGCTCGATGAGATCGCGACCGTAGCCGGCGCGTCATTTGCCGCAGTTCGTGGACGACTCTACCGCGGCATTCGCGAGCTCAGAGCGGATTTTCCGATTACGGAGGTCCAAGCGTG
- a CDS encoding TIGR03621 family F420-dependent LLM class oxidoreductase: MRPFRFAAGVRTRETRAEFVDAIRAVEALGYSSVMFSDHLVDQFAPISALSVAAAVTSTLRIGTFVFNNDLRHPVVLAQELATLDRLSDGRIEVGIGAGWNKPEYEGAGIPYDPGATRIDRLAEAVTVIKGLFAGPVHFEGRFYQVKGFEDFPRPIQRPHPPFLIGGGSPKLLRFAAQNAQIVGIAPRVRPDGTADVMGCTLAGSEKKIAIIREAAGPRFDQLEINTYPSLSAQSATVTDQAGPVAREIASQIRRRYGIDLSERDVLESPHVLVGSVDSLVEKFQMLRERLGISHILVGDDYRAFAPVVERLSGS; this comes from the coding sequence ATGCGACCGTTTCGGTTCGCCGCAGGAGTCAGGACCCGCGAGACTCGCGCTGAGTTTGTCGACGCTATCCGCGCGGTGGAGGCGCTCGGTTACTCGTCGGTGATGTTTTCCGATCATCTCGTGGACCAATTCGCGCCCATCTCCGCCCTGAGCGTGGCGGCTGCGGTTACGTCAACGTTGCGAATCGGGACGTTTGTCTTCAACAACGACCTGCGCCATCCCGTCGTCCTCGCCCAGGAGCTGGCAACGCTTGACCGGCTGAGCGACGGGCGGATCGAGGTCGGCATTGGCGCCGGCTGGAACAAACCAGAGTACGAGGGCGCCGGGATTCCCTACGATCCGGGTGCCACCCGAATCGACCGGCTGGCCGAAGCTGTCACCGTCATCAAGGGGCTCTTTGCCGGCCCCGTCCACTTTGAGGGCCGCTTTTACCAGGTGAAAGGCTTCGAGGACTTTCCCCGTCCAATCCAGCGCCCGCATCCGCCGTTCCTCATCGGTGGCGGCAGCCCCAAGCTGTTGCGCTTCGCCGCGCAGAATGCGCAGATCGTCGGCATCGCCCCTCGGGTCCGCCCGGATGGCACGGCGGACGTGATGGGTTGCACGCTCGCGGGCAGTGAGAAGAAGATCGCCATTATCAGGGAGGCCGCCGGCCCCCGCTTCGACCAACTGGAGATCAACACTTACCCTTCGCTATCGGCACAATCGGCGACGGTGACCGATCAGGCCGGCCCGGTGGCGCGCGAGATCGCCAGCCAGATTCGCCGGCGTTACGGCATCGACCTATCCGAGCGCGACGTTCTCGAGTCCCCGCACGTGCTCGTCGGTAGCGTCGACAGCCTGGTCGAAAAGTTCCAGATGCTCCGCGAGCGCCTTGGGATCAGCCATATCCTCGTCGGCGATGACTACCGCGCGTTCGCGCCGGTCGTAGAACGCCTTAGCGGCTCCTGA
- a CDS encoding sigma-70 family RNA polymerase sigma factor, protein MTEGDDAGRAFEALYRGLYPLVVRTVYLVVLNPDVAQEICHEAFLRLWQHRSRLGESANERAWLMRVAINLAIDQRRSLLTALRHRASDATPPDPATAALAHIEREEMRRALLSLPRRERALLALRFEQDLSFPEIGRIFGRPEATVKTWVHRALDRLQQEMGGLASPAVEES, encoded by the coding sequence GTGACCGAAGGCGACGATGCCGGCCGGGCGTTCGAGGCGCTATATCGCGGCCTCTATCCGCTCGTCGTCCGCACCGTCTATCTCGTGGTCCTCAATCCCGACGTCGCTCAGGAGATTTGTCATGAAGCGTTTCTCCGACTGTGGCAGCATCGGAGCCGGCTCGGCGAGAGCGCGAATGAGCGGGCCTGGCTGATGCGAGTTGCAATCAACCTGGCGATTGACCAGCGCCGGAGTCTGCTCACCGCCCTCCGTCACCGAGCCAGCGATGCTACGCCCCCGGATCCGGCAACCGCGGCTCTTGCTCACATCGAGCGCGAGGAAATGCGGCGCGCGCTCCTCAGTCTTCCGAGGCGAGAGCGCGCCCTTCTCGCCCTCCGCTTCGAACAGGACCTTAGCTTTCCCGAGATTGGCAGGATTTTCGGCCGCCCCGAAGCGACCGTCAAAACGTGGGTCCATCGCGCCCTCGACCGGCTGCAACAGGAAATGGGCGGGCTTGCCTCGCCGGCGGTGGAGGAATCGTGA
- a CDS encoding copper resistance protein CopC, giving the protein MGRRLLVVGLALILALAPRAAWAHAVLFFSDPSPDAVLGAPPASVSLTFSEPVAPAGKGIKVFSPTGHQVAGPVRVVGHALTAPINSTETGTYVVTWQALAADTHPSRGAFSFVVGQPSANPYLPALSGGEIGTATPLGFALQALARWIHFIGVALAFGTIAYQVVTRREPRLRRLVVAGVLLLIAAEPVALIAQLASLSFDGDTAIAVLASGFGRLLGLRLAIALSVWALLALESPWPILALGAGMALVDGASAHAIAGLPGAGLVLDAIHVAAMGIWVGGLTAFAFAPDRRFSRYAIDALAVAIGSGLLLALAHLSSAAALITTGYGWVILVKAGIVAAALVTAVLGRQRIEAWVASIVLALAAVLISLPPPR; this is encoded by the coding sequence TTGGGCCGGCGACTCCTGGTCGTCGGCCTCGCGCTTATCCTGGCACTCGCGCCGCGCGCGGCCTGGGCGCATGCGGTGCTGTTCTTTTCAGACCCATCCCCGGATGCGGTTCTCGGCGCACCGCCCGCATCCGTTTCGTTGACGTTCTCGGAACCCGTGGCTCCTGCGGGCAAAGGGATCAAGGTCTTTAGCCCGACCGGCCATCAGGTCGCCGGGCCGGTCCGCGTTGTGGGCCATGCGCTGACGGCGCCGATCAATTCCACCGAGACCGGAACTTACGTGGTGACCTGGCAGGCCCTCGCCGCCGACACCCACCCGTCACGCGGGGCATTCAGTTTCGTCGTGGGCCAGCCGAGCGCCAACCCCTATTTGCCCGCGCTCTCCGGTGGCGAAATCGGGACCGCCACGCCACTCGGGTTCGCTCTTCAGGCGCTCGCCCGCTGGATCCATTTCATCGGCGTGGCGCTGGCGTTCGGGACGATCGCGTACCAGGTCGTGACGCGCCGCGAGCCACGCCTGCGCCGGTTGGTGGTCGCGGGTGTGTTGTTGCTGATCGCCGCGGAACCAGTCGCGCTGATCGCGCAGCTGGCGAGCCTGTCGTTCGACGGCGACACCGCCATCGCGGTGCTGGCCTCCGGCTTCGGCCGCCTGCTCGGGCTACGGCTGGCCATCGCCTTGTCGGTATGGGCACTGCTCGCCCTCGAATCCCCCTGGCCGATCCTCGCGCTGGGCGCCGGTATGGCGTTGGTCGATGGCGCCAGTGCGCATGCGATTGCGGGACTGCCCGGTGCCGGTCTCGTGCTGGACGCGATTCACGTCGCGGCGATGGGAATCTGGGTGGGCGGGCTCACGGCTTTCGCGTTCGCGCCGGACCGCCGCTTCAGCCGCTACGCGATCGACGCGTTGGCGGTCGCGATCGGTAGTGGCCTTTTGCTCGCCCTCGCCCACCTCAGCTCCGCGGCGGCGCTGATAACCACCGGCTACGGGTGGGTAATTCTGGTAAAGGCGGGCATCGTTGCCGCCGCCCTCGTTACTGCGGTGCTGGGCCGCCAGCGGATCGAAGCCTGGGTGGCCTCCATCGTTTTAGCCCTTGCTGCTGTACTGATCTCGTTGCCACCACCTCGATAA
- a CDS encoding MFS transporter — protein sequence MKRIHYAWIVAAVTFIALMGAAGFRATPGVLIVPLEHEFGWNRAIISFAVFINLLLFGLTGPFAAALMNRFGIRTVTVGALITVATGALLTTVMTAPWQLYLLWGVVVGLGTGCMASVLAATVASRWFVQRRGLVIGALTAAGATGQLIFLPFLGWLAQNRGWRSAAITVGIAALAVVPIVALFLRNRPADLGLRAYGATTADTGPLAVGNPIANAFRGLRLGAHSRDFWLLAGSFFICGASTNGLIGTHLIPASMDHGMAEVTAASLLALIGVFDVVGTLVSGVLTDRFDSRWLLFWYYGLRGLSLLFLPYAFGTAYFGLILFIVFYGLDWVATVPPTVQLARQLFGQQNFTIVYGWIFAAHQLGAASIAFAAGAVRTFFGDYQLAFMSSGLLCLFAAGLVLRIARTRRTEGPGLPAPAEAPAYT from the coding sequence ATGAAGCGCATCCACTACGCCTGGATCGTCGCCGCCGTGACCTTCATCGCCCTCATGGGCGCCGCGGGATTTCGGGCGACGCCCGGCGTCCTGATCGTTCCACTCGAGCACGAATTCGGGTGGAACCGCGCGATCATCTCCTTTGCGGTCTTCATCAACCTGCTCCTCTTCGGATTGACAGGGCCGTTCGCCGCCGCGCTCATGAACCGGTTCGGCATCCGCACGGTCACCGTCGGCGCGCTGATCACGGTCGCCACCGGCGCGCTGCTGACGACGGTGATGACGGCCCCCTGGCAGCTGTACCTGCTCTGGGGCGTGGTCGTGGGTCTCGGCACAGGCTGCATGGCGTCGGTGCTTGCGGCGACCGTCGCCAGCCGTTGGTTCGTGCAGCGTCGCGGGTTGGTGATCGGTGCCCTCACCGCGGCGGGCGCGACCGGTCAGCTGATCTTTCTTCCATTTCTCGGCTGGCTGGCGCAGAACCGCGGCTGGCGCAGCGCGGCGATCACAGTCGGCATCGCTGCGCTCGCGGTCGTGCCGATCGTCGCGCTCTTTCTCCGCAACCGGCCGGCCGACCTCGGCCTGCGCGCCTACGGTGCGACCACCGCGGACACGGGACCACTCGCGGTCGGCAACCCGATCGCGAACGCGTTTCGCGGCCTGCGACTCGGTGCCCACTCGCGTGATTTCTGGTTGCTGGCGGGCAGCTTCTTCATTTGCGGGGCATCCACCAACGGCCTGATCGGCACGCACCTCATCCCGGCCTCGATGGACCACGGGATGGCCGAGGTGACCGCGGCCAGCCTGCTGGCCCTGATCGGTGTCTTTGACGTGGTGGGCACGCTGGTGTCGGGGGTCCTCACCGACCGTTTCGATAGCCGCTGGTTGCTGTTCTGGTACTACGGCCTGCGTGGCCTGTCGCTGCTGTTCCTGCCCTACGCCTTCGGCACGGCGTACTTCGGCCTCATCCTGTTCATCGTCTTCTACGGGCTCGACTGGGTCGCGACCGTGCCCCCCACCGTCCAGCTGGCTCGCCAGCTCTTTGGACAGCAGAATTTCACGATCGTGTACGGATGGATCTTCGCCGCCCATCAACTCGGCGCCGCGTCGATCGCCTTCGCGGCCGGCGCCGTGCGGACGTTCTTTGGCGACTACCAACTGGCCTTCATGAGCTCGGGCCTCCTTTGCCTCTTCGCGGCCGGGCTGGTGCTCCGAATCGCGCGTACGCGCCGGACGGAGGGACCGGGATTGCCCGCTCCCGCCGAGGCGCCCGCCTACACCTGA
- a CDS encoding chromate resistance protein ChrB domain-containing protein — MKWVTRKNANVDRIACPWLIRRFVDKDAEFLFVQADEVSGVAQREGAIPYDVKGAELGHVDGRCSFESIMVKYQLTDPALQKLAKIVHGADVSADINIVPESAGLQAIAHGFALAHGDNDHEKIRLETPMYDALYAWCKAQPG, encoded by the coding sequence ATGAAGTGGGTCACGCGAAAGAATGCCAACGTCGACCGGATTGCCTGCCCATGGCTCATCAGGCGATTCGTAGATAAGGATGCGGAGTTCCTTTTCGTCCAGGCTGACGAGGTCTCCGGTGTAGCGCAGCGTGAGGGTGCCATCCCCTATGACGTGAAGGGAGCCGAGTTGGGGCATGTCGATGGGCGATGCAGTTTCGAGTCCATCATGGTCAAGTACCAGCTGACCGACCCGGCTCTGCAGAAGCTCGCCAAGATTGTGCACGGCGCCGATGTATCCGCCGACATCAACATCGTGCCGGAGTCGGCCGGGCTGCAGGCGATCGCGCACGGCTTCGCCCTGGCTCATGGTGACAACGACCACGAGAAGATACGACTCGAAACACCCATGTACGACGCCCTCTACGCTTGGTGCAAGGCCCAGCCAGGATAG
- a CDS encoding ester cyclase, with the protein MTEDIKAIGRRISVEVFGQGRFEVIDEVVAPDSREHGELPPGVPPGREGLKLMARALRSAFPDLKNTIDLQVAEGDLVATKVTYTGTMKGDFRGMPATGKQATWTESHFVRIKNGQVTDHWGDIDRLGMLRQLGLAPTPPTVAVTR; encoded by the coding sequence ATGACAGAGGACATCAAGGCAATCGGCCGCCGCATCTCGGTGGAAGTCTTCGGCCAGGGGCGATTCGAAGTGATCGACGAGGTGGTGGCACCGGACAGCCGTGAACACGGTGAGCTTCCGCCAGGGGTGCCGCCCGGGCGGGAGGGCCTCAAGTTGATGGCCCGCGCCCTCCGCTCGGCGTTCCCGGATCTCAAGAATACGATCGACTTGCAGGTTGCCGAAGGCGATCTTGTGGCCACCAAGGTTACCTATACCGGCACGATGAAGGGTGACTTTAGGGGTATGCCGGCAACTGGGAAGCAGGCCACCTGGACGGAGAGCCACTTTGTCCGGATCAAGAATGGCCAAGTGACCGACCATTGGGGCGACATCGATCGGCTCGGCATGCTACGGCAGCTTGGACTTGCCCCGACGCCGCCGACGGTCGCCGTCACCCGGTAA
- a CDS encoding DUF4388 domain-containing protein: MLLAAAVASGVIVLLLIGTRRPRTIQAELDRPKRPVAARPAPAPPPDLNQSGSIAQTFLGTLLLTMQARRATGTLTLTRNDEICSLHLLFGHLFHANCGKVEGEQAVQAALSWADGSYSFDPKARLPTAETIKRPTDLVLADAASVAGPTSVATPVTSPRSAESVDWTGLLNHMQQLADAALQNRSRKVNEILGATLPNRASFIQAIDRIANTSIMFVDPARLETLASQLRLLLDEATR; encoded by the coding sequence GTGCTGCTCGCGGCGGCGGTTGCATCGGGCGTGATCGTTCTCCTGCTTATCGGAACGCGCCGACCCCGAACGATCCAGGCGGAACTTGACCGCCCCAAGAGACCGGTAGCCGCGAGACCGGCACCCGCGCCGCCTCCAGACCTGAACCAGTCGGGCTCGATCGCGCAGACTTTCCTTGGGACCCTCCTGCTGACGATGCAAGCCCGTCGCGCGACGGGCACCTTGACGCTCACGCGCAACGATGAGATTTGTTCGCTCCACCTTCTATTTGGACATCTTTTCCACGCCAACTGCGGCAAGGTCGAGGGGGAGCAGGCCGTTCAGGCGGCCTTGTCGTGGGCGGACGGAAGCTATTCGTTTGACCCCAAGGCCCGCTTGCCGACCGCCGAAACGATAAAGCGCCCGACCGATCTGGTGCTGGCAGATGCTGCGAGCGTCGCAGGTCCTACGAGCGTCGCAACTCCTGTGACATCGCCGCGCTCAGCGGAATCCGTGGATTGGACTGGCCTGCTCAACCACATGCAACAACTGGCCGATGCCGCGCTTCAGAATCGCTCGAGAAAGGTAAACGAAATCCTTGGCGCGACACTGCCGAACCGGGCATCGTTCATTCAAGCGATCGACCGAATCGCCAATACGTCAATCATGTTCGTCGACCCAGCGAGGCTCGAAACCCTTGCCAGCCAGTTGCGGCTGCTTCTCGACGAAGCCACCCGCTGA
- the iolC gene encoding 5-dehydro-2-deoxygluconokinase, which produces MSLRSWTAAGSVEVVVMGRLSADLYPAQLRTPLREQRNFVRYVGGFAGNVCTGLARLQVRTAIVSKVGDDGHGEFIRDFLSREGVEVGWLGIDHTLNTPIVFCEIWPPGRFPLLFYRTPTCPDWELTTNDFDVDAVADAPVLLASGTGLARWKSYKAHLAALKRHRHTAILDLDYRPMFWRNERNYAAAIEDVLPYADIVLGNEDEVRAATGLDDAREAIAELRAAGPRVLILKRGGDGAVLFDSDRVVEVPPVRMEVVNGLGAGDAFLATVTHGLLRGIDLETAVRRASWSGAYVASQIPCSEAMPYLRDIKAGVGE; this is translated from the coding sequence ATGAGCCTTCGCTCCTGGACCGCCGCCGGCAGTGTCGAGGTGGTCGTGATGGGCCGGCTCAGCGCCGACCTGTATCCCGCCCAGCTCCGGACCCCACTACGCGAGCAACGAAACTTCGTCCGCTACGTGGGCGGCTTCGCGGGCAATGTCTGCACCGGCCTCGCTCGATTGCAAGTGCGCACCGCCATCGTCAGCAAAGTTGGCGACGATGGCCACGGCGAGTTCATCCGCGACTTCCTCTCGCGCGAGGGCGTCGAGGTCGGCTGGCTCGGCATCGACCACACCCTGAACACGCCCATCGTCTTCTGCGAGATCTGGCCGCCGGGGCGATTCCCGCTCCTCTTCTATCGAACGCCCACCTGTCCCGACTGGGAACTGACGACCAATGACTTCGATGTCGACGCCGTAGCCGACGCACCCGTCCTACTTGCGTCGGGAACGGGATTGGCGCGTTGGAAGAGCTACAAGGCCCACCTGGCGGCGCTCAAACGGCACCGCCACACGGCTATCCTCGACCTCGATTACCGGCCGATGTTCTGGCGCAACGAAAGGAACTATGCGGCGGCGATTGAAGACGTCCTACCGTACGCTGACATCGTCCTCGGCAATGAAGACGAGGTTCGAGCCGCCACCGGGCTCGACGACGCGCGCGAGGCCATCGCGGAACTGCGCGCTGCGGGTCCGCGCGTCCTCATCCTCAAGCGCGGCGGCGACGGTGCGGTGTTATTCGACAGTGATCGCGTCGTCGAGGTGCCCCCGGTGCGGATGGAGGTCGTCAACGGCCTCGGCGCGGGCGACGCCTTTCTGGCGACGGTCACCCACGGCCTGCTGCGCGGGATCGATCTGGAAACCGCAGTCCGGCGCGCGAGCTGGTCGGGCGCCTACGTCGCCAGCCAGATTCCCTGCTCGGAAGCGATGCCCTACCTCCGGGACATCAAGGCCGGCGTCGGTGAGTAG
- the iolB gene encoding 5-deoxy-glucuronate isomerase: MSDPSLVRRATEGVRPETAGWRYLSFRTRWLNAGEELAGNTTAEETALIWLGGTAEVDGFGDVGERDHVFDGKPSALLLPPRADYRLRALTSLHLAIVSAPAESTLPPRVIRPNDVRVEVRGKGITERRIHWILSEGDAAARLILVEVLTPAGHWSTFPPHKHDEDKPGVERALEELYYYRFNPEHGFAFQGIYTKPLPPLAGEGRGGGLNVSIRARNEDLVLVPRGYHVVSAAPGYDCYYLNAMAGDVREWLFTTDPDHEWLMDWKKT, encoded by the coding sequence ATGAGCGATCCGAGCCTGGTCCGGCGGGCGACCGAGGGCGTTCGTCCCGAAACGGCCGGATGGCGGTACCTATCGTTTCGGACCCGCTGGCTCAATGCCGGGGAGGAGCTTGCCGGGAACACAACGGCGGAAGAAACGGCGCTGATCTGGCTGGGTGGCACGGCCGAGGTCGACGGATTCGGCGACGTCGGCGAAAGGGATCACGTCTTTGACGGCAAGCCCTCGGCGTTATTGCTCCCGCCCCGCGCCGATTACCGCCTGCGCGCGCTGACGTCCCTGCACCTCGCGATCGTGTCGGCGCCCGCCGAGTCGACCCTCCCGCCACGCGTCATTCGTCCGAACGATGTTCGCGTCGAGGTCCGCGGCAAAGGGATCACCGAGCGACGGATTCACTGGATTCTGTCGGAGGGAGACGCCGCGGCGCGGCTGATCCTGGTCGAAGTGCTGACCCCGGCGGGTCATTGGTCGACCTTCCCACCCCACAAGCACGACGAAGACAAACCCGGCGTTGAGCGCGCCCTCGAGGAGCTGTACTACTACCGATTCAACCCGGAGCACGGCTTCGCCTTCCAGGGCATCTATACCAAGCCGCTCCCTCCGCTGGCGGGGGAGGGTCGGGGTGGGGGCCTCAACGTTTCCATCCGCGCCCGCAACGAAGACCTCGTCCTGGTCCCGCGCGGTTACCACGTCGTGTCGGCTGCGCCCGGATACGACTGCTACTACCTGAACGCGATGGCCGGTGACGTGCGCGAGTGGCTCTTCACGACCGACCCGGACCACGAGTGGCTGATGGACTGGAAGAAAACATGA
- a CDS encoding sugar phosphate isomerase/epimerase gives MSFGAFEVTVGIDPNVPDAITVLDAVAAAGYAGIDLGPPGYLGTGGELTRRLRDRGLSLAGGYIAMPFSAPDRMAPAMTELGRLLDTLDGIKDDARVPPRPTLADAGSDARRRTPGRAHDDPSLMLDAAAWSRFAESMKRVTALCRQRGFEPTFHHHGASYVETPEEVEALLERTDVGLCLDIGHLVIGGGDPVTAARDWARRINHLHLKDVRRDVVARVIAAEGTMIDFWRERAFCPLGEGDLDIDGVLDALRERGFSGWLVVEQDMLPRAGEPPDRAARDEQRNREFLRARGI, from the coding sequence GTGTCCTTCGGCGCTTTCGAAGTCACCGTTGGGATCGACCCGAATGTCCCTGACGCGATCACCGTTCTCGATGCGGTGGCGGCTGCAGGATACGCGGGCATCGACCTCGGCCCACCGGGGTACCTTGGAACCGGGGGCGAGCTGACGCGGCGTCTCCGGGATCGAGGCCTCAGCCTGGCGGGCGGCTATATCGCGATGCCCTTTTCTGCGCCGGACCGGATGGCGCCCGCCATGACCGAGCTCGGTCGTCTTCTCGATACCCTCGATGGGATCAAGGACGACGCGCGCGTGCCGCCCCGCCCGACCCTGGCGGACGCCGGGTCCGACGCGCGCCGCCGCACGCCGGGCCGAGCCCATGACGATCCATCGCTGATGCTCGACGCCGCGGCCTGGTCACGCTTTGCGGAGAGCATGAAGCGCGTGACCGCACTCTGCCGCCAACGCGGCTTCGAACCGACCTTCCACCATCACGGCGCGAGCTACGTTGAAACGCCGGAGGAGGTCGAGGCGCTGCTCGAACGCACCGATGTCGGCCTCTGCCTCGACATCGGTCACCTGGTGATCGGGGGCGGCGACCCGGTCACGGCGGCGCGGGATTGGGCGAGGCGGATCAATCACCTCCACCTGAAGGACGTTCGGCGGGATGTCGTCGCCCGGGTGATCGCGGCAGAGGGCACCATGATCGATTTCTGGCGCGAGCGGGCGTTCTGCCCGCTCGGTGAGGGCGACCTCGACATCGACGGTGTCCTTGACGCGCTTCGCGAACGAGGGTTCTCCGGTTGGCTGGTCGTCGAGCAGGATATGCTGCCGCGCGCCGGTGAGCCGCCCGACCGGGCGGCCCGGGACGAGCAACGCAACCGCGAGTTTCTCCGGGCTCGGGGCATATGA
- a CDS encoding Gfo/Idh/MocA family oxidoreductase, which translates to MAQPRLRVGVIGCGLIAQVMHLHYLRELSDRFEIGAVCDLSRTVVDRVGDAYGVGRRFTDWTALLEEPLDGVLILTSGSHEPMAVAAAQAGRHVFIEKPIALSETEGRSIIAAGKKAGVRLMVGYMKRYDPAVERVTEELRELKPLRFARSTTAEYPLKWYVAHYPIVRGTAIDAKTVAALQAEDEARVTAAIQLTDPVLRYAYRHSLLDSMIHDLNLMRGLLGEPKRLRFASVTQQEISVFLEFPQTTAAMHWVNLTDGVARYQQDFSFFSPERRAALVFPSPFLRSAPVELVLEGGSQESSRSWRTVETVSFESAFKRELLEFYACITENREPRTTAEDGVRDVALCQAIIRQHLATKGS; encoded by the coding sequence TTGGCTCAACCTCGACTGCGCGTCGGCGTCATCGGCTGCGGACTGATTGCGCAGGTGATGCACCTGCATTACCTGCGGGAATTGAGCGACCGCTTCGAGATCGGGGCGGTCTGCGACCTGTCCCGGACCGTGGTTGATCGGGTGGGGGACGCCTACGGCGTCGGCCGCCGTTTCACCGATTGGACCGCGCTGCTCGAGGAGCCGTTGGATGGGGTGCTGATCCTCACGTCCGGCAGCCATGAACCGATGGCGGTTGCCGCGGCGCAGGCCGGGCGCCATGTCTTCATCGAGAAGCCGATCGCACTCTCTGAGACAGAGGGGAGGTCGATCATCGCGGCCGGCAAGAAGGCGGGGGTGCGGCTTATGGTCGGCTACATGAAGCGGTATGACCCGGCGGTCGAGCGAGTGACGGAGGAGCTTCGGGAGTTGAAGCCGCTGCGGTTCGCCCGTTCGACAACCGCAGAGTATCCACTGAAGTGGTACGTGGCGCACTATCCGATCGTCCGCGGGACGGCCATCGATGCGAAAACGGTCGCGGCGCTGCAGGCGGAGGACGAGGCGAGAGTCACGGCGGCGATTCAGCTGACCGATCCGGTGCTGCGCTATGCCTATCGGCACTCCCTGCTTGACAGCATGATCCACGACCTCAACCTGATGCGCGGCCTGCTCGGCGAGCCGAAACGGCTCCGCTTCGCCAGCGTTACGCAGCAGGAGATCTCCGTCTTTCTCGAGTTCCCACAAACGACGGCGGCCATGCACTGGGTCAACCTGACCGATGGGGTGGCCCGCTACCAGCAGGACTTCTCCTTCTTCAGTCCGGAGCGGCGAGCCGCGCTTGTCTTTCCCTCGCCGTTCCTGCGCAGCGCGCCGGTCGAGCTGGTGCTGGAGGGCGGCAGCCAGGAGAGCTCGCGCTCGTGGCGGACCGTCGAGACGGTCTCGTTCGAGTCCGCGTTCAAACGCGAGTTGCTGGAGTTCTACGCCTGCATTACCGAAAATCGGGAGCCGCGCACCACCGCCGAAGACGGGGTTCGTGACGTCGCGCTGTGCCAGGCGATCATCCGGCAACACCTCGCCACAAAAGGCTCGTGA
- a CDS encoding glycosyltransferase family 2 protein, which produces MYKDQSIAVILPALNEAGKIGRAISRMPRPLVDEVLVVDDGSTDTTAAEAEAAGARVLRHQVNRGVGAAIRTGIDWGQDHGIALIGIMAGDDQDDPNELIRLAEAIVDRGCEFVQGSRYLRGGTRLHQPLSRTVMTIGYSVVFSAVTLHWISDATNGFKLFRTEICRTWPLQQPWLDRYELEPYLLYQAIRRGCRVCEVPVTKYYPPDRSVGYTKMKGLRDWWRIVRPMLLLTLRIRH; this is translated from the coding sequence ATGTACAAGGATCAGTCAATTGCGGTGATCCTGCCCGCCCTCAACGAGGCAGGAAAGATCGGGCGCGCCATCTCGCGGATGCCACGGCCACTGGTTGACGAAGTCCTGGTCGTCGACGACGGCTCCACCGACACCACAGCCGCGGAGGCGGAAGCAGCCGGCGCCCGTGTCCTCCGGCACCAGGTCAACCGTGGGGTGGGCGCCGCGATCCGCACCGGCATCGATTGGGGACAGGATCACGGGATCGCGCTCATTGGGATCATGGCCGGCGACGATCAGGATGATCCCAACGAGCTGATCCGCCTCGCCGAAGCCATCGTCGATCGAGGCTGTGAGTTCGTCCAGGGGTCGCGCTACCTGCGGGGGGGCACCCGGCTCCACCAGCCGCTCAGCCGCACCGTGATGACGATCGGCTACTCGGTGGTGTTCTCCGCGGTCACCTTGCACTGGATCAGCGACGCGACCAACGGCTTCAAGCTGTTCCGCACCGAGATTTGCCGGACGTGGCCGCTGCAGCAGCCATGGCTGGACCGCTACGAGCTCGAACCCTACCTGCTCTACCAGGCGATCCGGCGCGGCTGCCGCGTCTGCGAGGTGCCGGTGACGAAGTACTACCCGCCGGACCGCTCCGTCGGGTACACCAAGATGAAGGGACTTCGCGATTGGTGGCGCATCGTCCGGCCCATGCTGCTATTGACGCTGCGCATCCGACACTAG